The genomic DNA TGATGGATTTTGTTGGGTAGTTATCCAAAATTAGCTTGACCGTTAGGCTATTGTAGAGATTCACCCAGTAGGCGTATTGCTGTGCTTTTGTATATTGGCGCGGGTCAATATTAGCCAGTGAGGAAAGGTAATTATTAAGGGCTTGCTTATCTTGGGAAGTAACGGAAGCGTATCGAAATAGGGTATTGTCACCTTGCGTTATCAAGTAACGATCCAATAGCGCCTGCCACTGTCTATGGTCAATGCTGTTCTCGCTTTGAGTGTGCTTGTCCCAATAAGGCCAAAGTTCAGACTTAGGAGCAGCAAGGCTATGAAACGATAATAGTGTGATAATGAGCATCCATACTTTCAGCATGTGGTTCTCCAGTTGTACCAATCGTACTAAATAACGGGTCATTCTAGCTTGTTAAAATTCTACCTTGTTTTCGAGCATTTTCCCTGTGCTATTTCTGAGCACTTACTTAGTGTGACTGGTATTATTTCCCGCCAAGGTAGACAGGAATAGAAATAAAAAAGGCCTTGTATTAACAAGACCTTTTCACGGTAAATTCTATTTCAAAAAATGACGATTAACGCATAAATGCGGGGATCTTTTGCTCATATTGTGAAATTTTATCAGCGTGCTGCAGAGTTAGGCCAATATTGTCCAAACCATTTAATAGGCAGTGACGACGGAACTCATCGATTGCAAAACGGTATGTTTTATCGTTTGCCGTTACGGTCATTGCCTCAAGATCAACGGTGATCTCTGCCCCTTCATTTGACGTAACAAAATTGAATATCTCATCCACTTCAGCTTCAGTTAAACGAACGGGAACCATCTGGTTATTGATGGAGTTACCGTAAAAAATGTCCGCAAAGCTAGGAGCGATCATAACCTGAATGCCGTAATCGGCCAGTGCCCAAGGTGCGTGTTCACGAGAAGAACCACAACCAAAATTTTCACGAGCTAATAGAATACTTGCCCCTTGAAAACGAGGTTCATTCATAACAAATTCTGGGTTTGGCTGTTGACCGGCATCATCTAAAAAGCGCCAGTCATGGAATAAATGCTGACCAAAACCTGTGCGAGTCACTTTTTGTAGGAACTGCTTTGGAATGATGGCATCGGTATCAATATTGGCGATATCAAGAGGAACGACTAAGCCTGTGTGTTGTTGAAAACCTGACATGTTATTTCCTCTTATTGTTGTTCAAAAGAACGAATATCAACGAAGTGACCCGCGATAGCCGCCGCCGCCGCCATTGCAGGGCTAACTAGGTGAGTACGACCTTCACGACCTTGGCGACCTTCAAAGTTACGATTGCTGGTGGAAGCGCAGCGCTCCTTTGGCCCCAAACGGTCATTGTTCATAGCGAGACACATAGAACAGCCAGGTAGACGCCATTCAAAGCCTGCTTCGATAAAGATTTTATCGAGTCCTTCGGCTTCGGCTTGTGCTTTTACTTGCTCTGAACCAGGTACAATCAAGGCTTGAACATGACTTGCTACTTGACGTCCTTGCGCCACTTTTGCCGCAGCGCGCATATCTTCGATGCGAGAGTTAGTACAAGAGCCGACAAATACTTTGTCTACAGGGTAGTCAGAAAGTGATTTTCCTGCTTCTAGCCCCATATAAGCTAACGCTTTCTCGGCAGAGGCTTTTTCTACAGGGTCGGTAAAGCTGTCAGGGTTAGGAATTGGCGTATCCACAGAGATCACTTGTCCAGGGTTTGTTCCCCAGGTCACTTGAGGTTTGATTTCAGTAGCATCTAACGTCACCACAGCATCAAACTGGGCGTCATCATCTGATTTCAAGCTTGACCAATATTCAACTGCGTCATTCCAGTCATTGCCACTAGGAGCGAATTTACGTCCTTTGATATAATCAAAGGTGGTTTGGTCTGGAGCAACAAGGCCGGCTTTAGCACCTAGCTCAATCGCCATATTACAGACCGTCATACGCCCTTCCATCGAAAGGTCAGTAATGGCTTCGCCACAGAATTCGACAACGTAGCCTGTACCGCCAGCAGCGGTTGTTTTGCCAATAATTGCCAATACGATGTCTTTGGCGGTAATGCCGTTAGCCACTTTCCCTTTGACCTCAATTTTCATGGTTTTAGCACGTGATTGTTTTAGGGTTTGGGTGGCAAGAACATGTTCCACTTCAGAAGTACCAATACCAAAGGCAATAGAACCAAAAGCACCGTGAGTGGCGGTATGTGAGTCCCCACAAACAATGGTCATGCCAGGTAGGGTAATGCCTAGCTCAGGTCCCATAACGTGAACAATGCCTTGATATTGACTGTTAAGATCGTACAGGCGTACCCCAAACTCAGCACAGTTGTGAGAGAGTGTCTCCATCTGAATGCGAGCCATTTCACCGGAGGCATTGATGTCTTTAGTGGTGGTCGATACGTTGTGATCCATAGTGGCAAACGTTTTGCTTGTTTGACGAACGCGACGTCCTTTTTCACGCAAACCATCAAATGCTTGTGGTGAGGTCACTTCGTGCACTAAATGTCGATCGATGTACAAGATAGGGTTTTCACCTGCCGCTTCCACCGCAATATGAGCATCGTAGATTTTTTCGTATAAAGTTTTAGCCATTATTGCTTCCTTACTTCCCCCAATCAGAAAGTGCTTGGGGGAATTAATCTATCCATTTATTAAGAGTTAATCACGTACTGCGCGATTTTATCACCCATCTCAGAAGTGGTCAGTGCTGGTTGGTTACCCGCTAAATCTGCGGTAAGTTCACCGGCTGCTAAGGCAAAAGATACGGCTTGTTCAATATCTTTTGCCGCCGCTTCTTCACCTAAGCTGTAACGTAGCATCAGTGCGGCTGATAGAATTTGTGCCACAGGGTTAGCAATGTTTTTACCCGCAATATCAGGAGCACTACCGCCAGCAGGTTCGTATAGACCAAAGTTACTTTCGTTTAGGCTAGCAGAAGGCAGCATACCCATTGAACCTGTGATCATGGCGCACTCATCGGAGATGATGTCACCGAAGATGTTGGAACACAGCATGATGTCAAATTGCGATGGATCCTTGATTAATTGCATGGTCGCGTTATCAATGTACATGTGGTTCAGTTCTACATCAGGGTACTCTTTAGAGACTTCTTCTACGACTTCACGCCAAAGAATAGAGCTTTGTAGAACATTGGCTTTATCGATGGAATAGACGTTTTTGTTACGTAAGCGTGCTGATTCAAAAGCAATGCGAGCAATACGTTCAATTTCGTAGCGGTGATACACTTCAGTATCAAAAGCTTTCTCATTAGCGCCTTCCCCTTCGCGACCTTTTGGTTGACCAAAGTAAATGCCACCGGTTAATTCACGAACGACTACGATATCGAAACCGCGATCTGAAATATCAGCACGCAATGGTGAGAAGCCTTGTAAGCCTTTATGAATTTGTGCTGGGCGCAGGTTGCAAAATAGCTGAAAATGCTTACGAAGAGGAAGTAAAGCCCCACGTTCTGGTTGGTCATCAGGGGGAAGGTTTTCCCACTTTGGACCACCAACAGAACCAAATAAGATAGCATCAGCGGCTTCACAGCCATCCAGTGTTGATTGAGGCAGTGGTGAACCGTGATTATCGATAGCTATGCCACCTACATCAAACTCGCTACGCTCAAATTTAAGTGAATGCTTACTTTCGATTGCATTCAGAACCTTATGGGCTTGTTGCATTACTTCTGGGCCAATACCGTCACCGGGCAAAACGGCGATCTTGTAAGATTTATCTGCCATGAAATGGTCTTCCTTAATATTATTGTTTGTGCCTCCCTTTATTGTTATCGCTAAAGGGAGTACGGATTTAAACGGTTGCTGTTTTTCTTTTTTGTTTCATCTCTTCGATTTGATCGGCTCGATGAACGCTATTGATTACGTGAAGTAGTGCTTGACCAGAGGCTTCAACAATATCAGTAGCAAGTCCTGTACCATGATATTTACGGCCTTTATAGTTAGCGATGATGTCCGCTTGACCTAGACCATCTTCCCCTTCGCCTTTGGCAGTTAGGTCAAACTTATCTAGAACAATGTCATAGCCCGTTAAGCGATAGATGCATTGGTATAGAGCATCCACAGGACCATTACCCACCGCCGCTTCGCATTTTTCTTCGTCACCACACTGCAATTTGATGCTAGTAGTGGCCATTACGCTGCCTGATTGAACGCTAAGGTAGTTCAACTTAAAGAAGTCATCTTCGTCACGTAGGTTGGCGAAGTGCATTAAGGCTTCTAGGTCATAGTCGAAGACTTGACCTTTGCGGTCAGCCAATTTTAAGAAATCGGCGTATAAGGTATCTAGGTTATACTCTTCTTCCTTGTAGCCCATGCTGTCCATGTGGCTTTTTACCGCTGCGCGTCCAGAGCGACTGGTAAGGTTAAGCGCTTGGTTTTTAAGACCTATTGACTCGGGAGTCATGATCTCATAAGTGTTCTTATTTTTTAGCATGCCATCTTGGTGGATACCAGAAGAGTGACTAAAGGCATTGGCTCCGACAATCGCTTTGTTTGCTTGCACTGGCATGTTGCACAATTGAGAGACCAATTTACTGGTACGATGAATTTCATCGTGTTTCAGGTTGGTGTTAACGCCTAGGAATTTATCGCGAGTCTTAATGATCATCGCCACTTCTTCTAAAGAGCAGTTTCCTGCTCGCTCACCAATGCCATTCATAGTGCCTTCAATTTGACGGGCACCGGCCTGCACTGCGGCAATAGAGTTGGCAACGGACATACCCAAGTCATCATGGCAGTGTACGGAAATAATGGCTTTATCAATGTTAGGAACACGATTAAACAGTGTTGCGATTATGCCACCAAACTCGTTAGGTACTGTGTAGCCTACGGTATCAGGGATATTGATAGTATTTGCACCGGCATTGATAGCGGCTTCGACCATACGACATAGATTATCAATAGGGGTGCGACCTGCATCCTCACAAGAAAACTCGACATCATCCGTGTAATTACGCGCATGCTTAACGGCATTGACCCCCATTTCAATCACATCGTCGTAGCTACGACGTAGCTTGTCTTGAACGTGAATTGTGGAGGTGGAAATAAAGGTGTGAATGCGGAATTGGTCTGCAACTTTTAGCGCTTCAGCCGCAGCATCAATATCTTTGGCTACCGCACGTGCTAACCCACAAATGCGACTGT from Vibrio rarus includes the following:
- the leuD gene encoding 3-isopropylmalate dehydratase small subunit yields the protein MSGFQQHTGLVVPLDIANIDTDAIIPKQFLQKVTRTGFGQHLFHDWRFLDDAGQQPNPEFVMNEPRFQGASILLARENFGCGSSREHAPWALADYGIQVMIAPSFADIFYGNSINNQMVPVRLTEAEVDEIFNFVTSNEGAEITVDLEAMTVTANDKTYRFAIDEFRRHCLLNGLDNIGLTLQHADKISQYEQKIPAFMR
- the leuA gene encoding 2-isopropylmalate synthase, with amino-acid sequence MSDKVIIFDTTLRDGEQALSASLTVKEKLQIAYALERLGVDVIEAGFPISSPGDFESVQAIAKHIKNSRICGLARAVAKDIDAAAEALKVADQFRIHTFISTSTIHVQDKLRRSYDDVIEMGVNAVKHARNYTDDVEFSCEDAGRTPIDNLCRMVEAAINAGANTINIPDTVGYTVPNEFGGIIATLFNRVPNIDKAIISVHCHDDLGMSVANSIAAVQAGARQIEGTMNGIGERAGNCSLEEVAMIIKTRDKFLGVNTNLKHDEIHRTSKLVSQLCNMPVQANKAIVGANAFSHSSGIHQDGMLKNKNTYEIMTPESIGLKNQALNLTSRSGRAAVKSHMDSMGYKEEEYNLDTLYADFLKLADRKGQVFDYDLEALMHFANLRDEDDFFKLNYLSVQSGSVMATTSIKLQCGDEEKCEAAVGNGPVDALYQCIYRLTGYDIVLDKFDLTAKGEGEDGLGQADIIANYKGRKYHGTGLATDIVEASGQALLHVINSVHRADQIEEMKQKRKTATV
- the leuC gene encoding 3-isopropylmalate dehydratase large subunit; amino-acid sequence: MAKTLYEKIYDAHIAVEAAGENPILYIDRHLVHEVTSPQAFDGLREKGRRVRQTSKTFATMDHNVSTTTKDINASGEMARIQMETLSHNCAEFGVRLYDLNSQYQGIVHVMGPELGITLPGMTIVCGDSHTATHGAFGSIAFGIGTSEVEHVLATQTLKQSRAKTMKIEVKGKVANGITAKDIVLAIIGKTTAAGGTGYVVEFCGEAITDLSMEGRMTVCNMAIELGAKAGLVAPDQTTFDYIKGRKFAPSGNDWNDAVEYWSSLKSDDDAQFDAVVTLDATEIKPQVTWGTNPGQVISVDTPIPNPDSFTDPVEKASAEKALAYMGLEAGKSLSDYPVDKVFVGSCTNSRIEDMRAAAKVAQGRQVASHVQALIVPGSEQVKAQAEAEGLDKIFIEAGFEWRLPGCSMCLAMNNDRLGPKERCASTSNRNFEGRQGREGRTHLVSPAMAAAAAIAGHFVDIRSFEQQ
- the leuB gene encoding 3-isopropylmalate dehydrogenase, translating into MADKSYKIAVLPGDGIGPEVMQQAHKVLNAIESKHSLKFERSEFDVGGIAIDNHGSPLPQSTLDGCEAADAILFGSVGGPKWENLPPDDQPERGALLPLRKHFQLFCNLRPAQIHKGLQGFSPLRADISDRGFDIVVVRELTGGIYFGQPKGREGEGANEKAFDTEVYHRYEIERIARIAFESARLRNKNVYSIDKANVLQSSILWREVVEEVSKEYPDVELNHMYIDNATMQLIKDPSQFDIMLCSNIFGDIISDECAMITGSMGMLPSASLNESNFGLYEPAGGSAPDIAGKNIANPVAQILSAALMLRYSLGEEAAAKDIEQAVSFALAAGELTADLAGNQPALTTSEMGDKIAQYVINS